The Urbifossiella limnaea nucleotide sequence CCCCCTCGGCCGGAAACAATGATTTCGGCCAGAACGTCGGCCCGGGTTGCGCCGACACCCCGGGCTTGTCCCGTTCCCCGGGCCTTCCTATACTCCCCTCTCTCGAAACGACATCCGGCGACCGCCGGGCCGCCGGACAACGTAAAGAGCGATGCGGTTCCACCTGATCGACCGGATCGACAGCTGCGAGCCGGGCAAGGCGCTCACCGCCACCAAGCGCCTCGCCCTCGGCGAAGAATACCTGGCCGACCACTTCCCCAAGTGCCCGGTCATGCCCGGCGTGCTCATGCTCCAGGCCGTGGTCGAAGCCGCCTCGTGGCTCTGGCGCGCCACCACCGACTACCGCCACCCCGTCGTCGTGCTCCGCGACGTGAAGAGCGTCAAGTACGGCACCTTCATGCTCCCCGGCCGCACCATGAGCGTGTCGGTGGAACTCGTGAAGCACGAAGGGGATACGGCGACGTTCAAGGGCAAAGGCACCAACGACGCCGGCCTGCAGACCGTGGCCGCGCAGTTCGTGCTGCACGGCTACGCCCTCGCCAACCGCGGCCCGGCCGGGGAAGCCGCCGACGCCAAGCTGCAAGACCACTGGAAGACGCGCTGGGCTCTCCTGACTGGGGCTCTCCGATGACCCTGACCGACAAAGTCGCGCTGGTGACGGGCGGGAGCCGCGGGATCGGCCGGGCGGTGGTGCAGAAACTCGCCGCCGAGGGCGCGAAAGTCGCCTTCGTCTACCGCGGCAGCCAGGCCGCTGCCGAAGAGTTGGTGAAGGAGATCAC carries:
- a CDS encoding 3-hydroxyacyl-ACP dehydratase FabZ family protein; this translates as MRFHLIDRIDSCEPGKALTATKRLALGEEYLADHFPKCPVMPGVLMLQAVVEAASWLWRATTDYRHPVVVLRDVKSVKYGTFMLPGRTMSVSVELVKHEGDTATFKGKGTNDAGLQTVAAQFVLHGYALANRGPAGEAADAKLQDHWKTRWALLTGALR